The Thermanaeromonas sp. C210 genome segment AATAGCTCCAGCACCCGCTCGGCCATTTCGGCTGCCGTTTCCACCTGATAGATTTCGACTCCCCACGGGGGTTCCAGGCCTGGGGCCGCACTGACCAGAATGACCCGCGCTCCCCGCTCCCAGGCCGCCCGGGCCAAGGCATAGCCCATTTTGCCAGAGCTCCGGTTACTCAAGAATCGTACCGGATCCAGGGGTTCCCTCGTGCCCCCGGCCGTAACCAGTATCCTGCGACCGGCAAAATCCTGGACGCTGAGGGTCCTGCGTACGGACGCCATGATCGCGGACAGGGAAGCCAGCCGACCTTTACCTTCGGCGCCGCAGGCCAAGATTCCCTCCTCCGGCTCGATTATCCCCCATCCCCTCTTTTGGAGGAGAGCCAGGTTTTCCTGTACCACGGCCTTGGCATACATATTTACATTCATGGCCGGAGCGACCAAAGCGGGACAGGTGACCGCCAGGGCAGTAGTGGTGAGTAAATCGTCGGCTATGCCGGCGGCTAGCTTGCCAATGATATTGGCCGTCGCCGGGGCTATTAACAGCAAATCCGCCCCCTCCGCCACTTCGATATGGACCAGGGGGTTCCTATCCTCAGAATCAAAGGTGTCTGTAAGGACGGGGTTGCCAGACAAGGTGCTCAAGGTAAGGGGAGTGATAAATTCTCGGCCTGAACGCGTCATGATAACATGTACCCGGGCTCCCTCTTTTACCAGCAGCCTGCACAAATCGGCAGCCTTGTAAGCCGCTATCCCCCCGCAGACACCCAGGATGATCTTTTTTCCCTGGAGGACATTCACGATTTTTTCCGGCCCCATTCCATCTTCAACTTGCCTTCAGCGATTTCTTGCAGGGCTACGGTTACCGCTTTAGTGCCCTTGGGGTAAAGATTCTCCAGCTTTTCCTGGGTAAGCATCCGTGCCCGCTTGGCGGCCAGGACAGCCAGGGCATATTTGCTATTTATTTGCCGCAGCAGTTCATCGATGGACGGGCGGTTCACCTGATCGCGCCTCCTTATGCCAGAAAGGCTGTTGCCAGTATGCCTTGAAGCGTGCCGT includes the following:
- the coaBC gene encoding bifunctional phosphopantothenoylcysteine decarboxylase/phosphopantothenate--cysteine ligase CoaBC; the encoded protein is MGPEKIVNVLQGKKIILGVCGGIAAYKAADLCRLLVKEGARVHVIMTRSGREFITPLTLSTLSGNPVLTDTFDSEDRNPLVHIEVAEGADLLLIAPATANIIGKLAAGIADDLLTTTALAVTCPALVAPAMNVNMYAKAVVQENLALLQKRGWGIIEPEEGILACGAEGKGRLASLSAIMASVRRTLSVQDFAGRRILVTAGGTREPLDPVRFLSNRSSGKMGYALARAAWERGARVILVSAAPGLEPPWGVEIYQVETAAEMAERVLELFPYVDVVIKAAAVADFRPAQPVPEKIKKGGREFLTVTLEPTVDILAELGKRKEKQILVGFAAETDRALEHGAQKMKAKNVDLMVVNDVTREGAGFGTDTNQVTLLYPDGRREELPLLPKLEVAHQILDAIKALPALAE
- the rpoZ gene encoding DNA-directed RNA polymerase subunit omega translates to MNRPSIDELLRQINSKYALAVLAAKRARMLTQEKLENLYPKGTKAVTVALQEIAEGKLKMEWGRKKS